DNA sequence from the Bacillus pumilus genome:
GAGCGTATCCGTTTTGAAAGTGAAGTAACAGCACATGTGAGCTTAGTAAAAGACAGTTCAGATGGCGGCTTCAAACTAGGCGTTAAGCTAGAAGTAAAAGGAACTGGAATTGAGCAATCAGCATTAGATGAGCTTGTTCATAAAGCACACGGCGTATGCCCATATTCAAAAGCGACTCAAGGAAATATTGAAGTAGAATTAGTAGCTGTCGCACAATAATTGATATCATAAAAGGCTGAGGGAATGTTCCCTCAGCCTTTTGATTGTGTTAATTTTTGCAAAAGCTCATGCAAAGAGGCGCGCAGCGTTTTTAACTCTTCTTCCGATCTGCCTGTCCCAGACAGCATCTGAAATGGAATTGCAGTAGCCTTCTCTTTTAGTTGCTCGCCATATTCCGTTAAACGAATTTGCACAGAACGTTCATCCTCTTTCGAGCGCTCGCGGATGATGAGTCCGTTTTGCTCCATCCGTTTCAGCATAGGTGTGAGTGTACCGGAGTCTAAATATAAAAGCTCTCCCATCGTTTTCACATTTAATGTCCCATGCTCCCACAAT
Encoded proteins:
- a CDS encoding MarR family winged helix-turn-helix transcriptional regulator translates to MTNEFEHMKLENQLCFLLYASSREMTKQYKPLLEELDITYPQYLALLLLWEHGTLNVKTMGELLYLDSGTLTPMLKRMEQNGLIIRERSKEDERSVQIRLTEYGEQLKEKATAIPFQMLSGTGRSEEELKTLRASLHELLQKLTQSKG
- a CDS encoding organic hydroperoxide resistance protein → MSEVLFTATVSAVGGREGKVISTDGVLEHDVAMPGTPRAKKIEKATNPEQLFAAGYSACFDSALQMVARQERIRFESEVTAHVSLVKDSSDGGFKLGVKLEVKGTGIEQSALDELVHKAHGVCPYSKATQGNIEVELVAVAQ